In Glandiceps talaboti chromosome 16, keGlaTala1.1, whole genome shotgun sequence, a single window of DNA contains:
- the LOC144447698 gene encoding kelch-like protein 11: MAVEHTKRATGERLKAVSSHHALLIGQLKEQKDSEVLCDMTLTVGGQQFKAHRCVLAACSPYFESLFRSDMQEAHRGNVELQCTTAVGMKVILNYMYSGELQLTFGNVYDIISGADHLMMTALKEFCGQFLVENLSPSNVFKGKGVAVLYDFPGLQEVADDMIVNKFSQVLFAVESQLLELPPDELVSLISNEKLRVKNEDDLLDLVLKWTNYNKSERKDMFPELLRHIWFEDITEEFYLRNFLTEPLVVDNPACKEFLPEGIILPERRSRRPGRLVDVIAVSNDDSSQNGNNSNDFLGYVVEEDRWVHLPDRKTSASSCKVYTDMENKVFHSSECFKNCSVDVFDPMKNSWFTYYDKPRYSNTFFNFNGQMYALGRKLHVYDVRENSWIKKQHPGIQLKYTDATVVAGRYVYAIRGPYTNYIGVYDTKYDIWTSLSSEEMTRMTKDQTRQIYNPIVMKRGSHIEVTCLGKYKVVISTDTHDVSLVDSDIPRMPDPPQQYFIYGAGVCCTSSGDIFICGGLVKKSLSEHVCMPKAIKTTYMLSHCTNTWKTLAPLPRRVDSALCTFIQMPYEYLTQ; the protein is encoded by the coding sequence ATGGCAGTTGAACATACAAAGAGAGCGACTGGTGAAAGACTCAAGGCTGTTTCGTCTCACCATGCACTCTTAATCGGTCAACTAAAGGAACAGAAAGACAGTGAGGTATTATGCGACATGACTTTGACGGTCGGTGGACAGCAATTTAAAGCCCATCGATGTGTTTTAGCAGCTTGCAGTCCGTATTTCGAGTCCTTGTTCCGAAGCGATATGCAGGAAGCCCATCGTGGAAACGTCGAGTTACAGTGTACAACCGCAGTTGGTATGAAGGTGATTTTGAATTATATGTATAGCGGAGAGTTACAATTAACGTTTGGCAATGTGTATGACATCATATCAGGAGCTGATCACCTTATGATGACGGCGCTGAAAGAGTTCTGTGGCCAATTCCTTGTGGAAAACCTATCTCCGTCAAATGTATTTAAAGGGAAAGGTGTAGCAGTTTTGTACGACTTTCCTGGTTTGCAAGAGGTTGCAGATGATATGATCGTGAATAAATTCAGCCAAGTCCTGTTCGCAGTTGAAAGCCAGTTACTGGAACTACCACCTGATGAACTCGTATCCCTCATCTCAAATGAGAAACTCCGGGTCAAAAATGAAGACGACTTGCTCGATTTAGTTCTAAAATGGACCAATTATAACAAATCGGAGAGAAAGGACATGTTTCCAGAACTTTTACGTCATATTTGGTTCGAAGATATAACAGAAGAATTTTACCTGAGAAATTTTCTGACGGAACCACTTGTTGTAGACAATCCTGCCTGCAAGGAGTTTCTGCCAGAAGGAATCATTTTACCTGAGCGCCGAAGTAGACGACCTGGACGGCTAGTGGATGTCATCGCTGTGAGTAATGACGATTCGTCTCAGAATGGTAACAATTCGAATGATTTCTTGGGTTATGTTGTTGAAGAAGACCGCTGGGTTCACTTACCAGATAGAAAAACCAGTGCTAGTTCATGTAAAGTGTACACAGATATGGAAAACAAGGTGTTCCATTCCTCAGAGTGCTTCAAAAACTGTTCTGTTGATGTGTTTGATCCAATGAAAAATTCCTGGTTTACTTACTATGACAAGCCAAGGTactcaaatacattttttaactTCAATGGGCAAATGTATGCACTAGGTAGAAAGTTGCATGTGTATGATGTGAGAGAAAACAGCTGGATTAAGAAGCAGCATCCAGGTATACAACTAAAATACACAGATGCTACTGTTGTTGCTGGGCGATATGTCTATGCCATTAGAGGCCCTTACACCAACTACATTGGGGTGTATGACACCAAATATGACATCTGGACAAGCCTCTCGTCTGAAGAAATGACAAGGATGACCAAAGATCAGACACGTCAAATATATAACCCGATTGTCATGAAGCGAGGCAGTCATATTGAAGTGACATGTCTTGGAAAATACAAGGTAGTCATTTCAACAGACACTCATGATGTTAGTCTAGTTGACTCTGATATCCCAAGAATGCCAGATCCTCCCCAACAATACTTCATATACGGGGCTGGTGTTTGCTGTACTTCTAGTGGGGATATATTTATATGTGGCGGATTGGTTAAGAAATCTCTATCggaacatgtatgtatgccaaaGGCAATTAAGACAACATATATGTTATCTCATTGTACTAACACTTGGAAAACACTTGCACCATTGCCAAGACGTGTTGATAgtgcattgtgtacatttatacagatgCCTTATGAGTACCTCACTCAGTGA